A genomic segment from Verrucomicrobiia bacterium encodes:
- a CDS encoding alkaline phosphatase D family protein, producing the protein MQSTARPPGPPSRRVFVARVLQTGALALAGPGFLRAAAGPAVLTPGRPVLTHGIASGDVTADTAVIWSRTDRPARMYVEWSTVESLAQSRKVVGPLALAYSDFTAKTLLTGLPPGQRIFYQVQFVTPEGAASEPLRGTLVTAPQDRRSVRLAWSGDTCGQGYGIDETRGGFLAYRTLLHLRPDVFIHSGDWIYADNPLEPQRKLPGGGVWRNLVAEGKEKVAETLDEFRGNYRYNLLDRHYRAFHAAVATLGQWDDHEVRNNWYPGQVLDDKRYTEKDVDRLFRRAQRAFWEYVPLRPDPQLRIYRHIPRGPLCDVFLLDCRTYRGPNGPNRQTERGPETAFLGEAQLEWLKRALQASRATWKIIANDMPIGMLIPDTRGTFENCSNGNGPPLGRELEFAELLSFIKAQRLRNVVWLTADVHHAITHHYHPDRAVFKDFEPFWEFVSGPLHAGTYGPGQLDNTFGPRVEWNSRAPGAPEAGPFNDQQFIGVVDIEGPSGRLTVTHYNRDGQALASTTLEPEAA; encoded by the coding sequence ATGCAAAGCACCGCCCGCCCGCCTGGTCCCCCCTCCCGCCGCGTGTTTGTTGCGCGTGTCCTGCAAACCGGCGCCTTGGCGCTGGCGGGGCCGGGATTTTTGCGGGCCGCCGCCGGGCCGGCGGTGCTCACCCCGGGGCGCCCCGTCCTCACCCACGGCATCGCCAGCGGCGATGTGACCGCCGACACCGCTGTGATCTGGAGCCGCACCGACCGCCCCGCGCGCATGTACGTGGAATGGAGCACGGTGGAATCCCTCGCCCAAAGCCGCAAGGTGGTGGGGCCGCTGGCGCTCGCCTATTCCGATTTCACCGCCAAGACCCTGCTGACCGGCCTGCCGCCCGGCCAGCGGATTTTTTACCAGGTGCAGTTCGTCACGCCGGAGGGGGCAGCCAGCGAGCCGTTGCGCGGCACGCTGGTCACCGCTCCGCAGGATCGGCGCTCGGTCCGGCTGGCGTGGTCGGGCGACACCTGCGGCCAGGGCTACGGCATTGATGAAACGCGCGGCGGCTTTCTCGCCTACCGCACGCTGTTGCATCTGCGCCCGGACGTGTTCATCCACAGCGGCGACTGGATTTACGCGGACAACCCCCTGGAGCCGCAACGCAAGCTGCCCGGCGGGGGCGTCTGGCGCAATCTCGTGGCCGAGGGCAAGGAAAAGGTGGCTGAAACACTGGACGAATTCCGCGGCAACTACCGCTACAATCTCCTGGACCGTCACTACCGCGCCTTTCACGCCGCCGTGGCCACGCTGGGACAGTGGGATGATCATGAAGTGCGCAACAACTGGTATCCCGGCCAGGTGCTTGATGATAAACGCTACACCGAGAAGGATGTGGACCGGCTCTTCCGCCGCGCCCAGCGGGCGTTTTGGGAATATGTGCCCCTGCGGCCGGATCCGCAGTTGCGGATTTACCGGCACATCCCCCGCGGCCCCTTGTGCGATGTTTTCCTCCTCGACTGCCGCACCTACCGCGGCCCCAACGGCCCCAACCGCCAGACTGAACGCGGGCCGGAGACCGCCTTCCTGGGCGAGGCCCAACTGGAATGGCTCAAGCGCGCCCTGCAGGCCAGCCGCGCCACGTGGAAAATCATCGCCAATGACATGCCCATCGGCATGTTGATTCCCGACACGCGCGGCACGTTTGAAAACTGCTCCAACGGCAACGGCCCCCCGCTGGGGCGGGAGCTGGAGTTTGCCGAATTGTTGTCCTTCATCAAGGCGCAGCGCCTCCGCAACGTGGTGTGGCTCACCGCCGATGTGCACCACGCCATCACCCACCATTACCATCCCGATCGCGCCGTGTTCAAAGACTTCGAGCCGTTTTGGGAATTTGTCAGCGGCCCCCTGCACGCCGGCACCTACGGGCCGGGGCAGTTGGACAACACCTTTGGGCCCCGCGTGGAATGGAACTCCCGCGCCCCGGGCGCGCCGGAGGCCGGGCCGTTCAATGACCAGCAGTTTATTGGCGTGGTGGACATCGAAGGCCCTTCCGGCCGCCT